ATTTCGCCCAGTGTGGGGAATTCTTTAAGTAGGAAAAGATGGTTTACTCGGTCCAGGTAGGATTCACCGATTCCAATGAGCAAACCTGATGATAGTTCCAGGCCCACATCGTTAACCATTTTACAGGCCATTAACCTGTCTTTTAGTAGTTCACCGGGTTTTAGATGGTTGAAGAGTTTTTGATTTATTGTTTCCAGGTTACAGCATACTGTGTCAGTCTGGTATTTGGCCAGTTGTTTCATTGATTCCGGATTGAGATCAGAGCCGACATTTACCAGTAACTCCAGTTTGGTGTTTTCTTTTACAACTCTGGCAGCTTGAACTGCATGATGTCCATTGTAACCATGGGCACCAGAGCAGCTGATCCTGGGAATTCCTGATCTTTCCACAGACTTGGCTGCCATTAATATTTCATCTTCTGTTTTTGTAAAAGAATGATAGTATCCTTCAGAGGATGTTTTAGCCGCGAAACCACAGTATTTACATTTAGGGGTGATTTTACATAAATTGGTTAAATGAACAGTTGAGGTAAGTTTAATACTCCTGTTTCTGGAATCTCGAATTTCCGAAGCAGTTTCAAAAATTTTAAGAGTGTCTTCGTGAGATTTTGTTCTGAACAAATCCAGAACTTCATCTTTTCTTAAATTCTCTTCGTTTAACGCCCTTTTGATAATTTTGTTTATCAATTTAGCACCTGATGTGTTTTTATAAGTGTTTTAATAGTAAGACTTAGATGAACTTCCAATTCTTAACATGTCAATTCTTAACCTTTAATTGAAAGCGATAAGTTTGAAAGCTTAGTATTTGAAATCAATTATTTTCATGAAATCAATTAGTTCCAAATTTTCATATAATTCATTTCTTTTTATTTTCCCGGTTTAAAAAAAATAAAAAGGGGGTGATTTATTTTACGTTACAGGTAGGCCCCTTTCCTTTTCTGTTTTCCAGTACTTCCAGGACTGAAGGTAAGACATCTGCTGCAGCACCGAAGTTCATGGAATCAGCAGTACCCAGGAGTGCTCCAGGGTCTAGTTTTTCTTCCATGTGGTCTATTCCCACGCTGTTCATCAGATCTGTGACCTGGGTTAGTGATTCTTTGGCCATCATCTGGGCAAAACCGGCTGGAGCACCGAGAATGTTCATTACTGAGTCACGGTAGCTCAAAATTCCAGCGTAGGTTATGGCAGTGAGTGCAGAACACATGTCACATACAGGACCTAAAAGTTCTGCAGGTAGTTTAAATGCATTACCCCGTGCTGCTACACCCCAGTCCACCAAATTACAGATAGCCTCTTCAGATGCATAACCTTCAGCAATATATACCTGTCCTTTCATTTCAGGAACTGCTCCAGGGTGATATGAAGATACGTTGACTTTTGGTGCAATGTTCATTTCATCGCTGGATAGGTCTTCAAATATTTTCTGGAACATGGTGGTGGGCACTGTACAAGCATGGGTTAAGATGGCACCTTCTTTGAGATCATCGGCGAATTTTTTAATGATACCCATCTGCATATCACCCTTGGGGAACCAGGTCATAACCCAGTCAGCATCCTTAACTGCTTCATTATCATTGGTGGTAACTTCAAAACCTAAATCTTCAGGATGTGTGAAGTGAATAGCACCTTTAGGTGGTTTTGGAAGGTCTTTAGCCACAGCATTAACTTTTTCTCTGATCTGTGGCATTATGCTTTCAGGATTATCTTTATGAGCTTCAATAACTGCTTCGTATTCAAAGTCATCTATGACTGTGAAGTCGTTATCAAATACAGGATCCGATACTACAATTTCATCAATACCAGCTAATTCTTTAAGTTCTGCTCCCATGGCAATAGTGGAATGGGTCATTGCTATTTCTGGTTTTCCGACTTGTTCTGCTACTTCGCAGGCTCGGCTGAAGTTTGTTATCCCACTGGCGGCGTGGGTTCGATAACAACCGGCACCTAATATTGCAAGTTTCATACTATCACTCCTTTTTTCTATCAAATAATAATACTACCAATAGTATTAGTAGTACAAACTAAGATAGTCTAAATGTAATATAAATGTTTTGATTTATACCACATTTTATAAAATAAGGACAAAAATATAATAAAATTTAAAATTATAATAATATAAAAATGCATATTTTATGGGACACCTTGTAGTTATGACTTTCTCCTAGCTAAAACAGCAATATGTAATACTTTAAATTAGTTTTATACTAACTTTTAAATAGATTAACCAATTATTATAATTAGAATAAAAAAGCCCAGACTTGGATAAATAAAACAATGGATGAACATTATTAAGGTTTTACAGGCTTTAAAGATTATAAAAGGTGATTTTAGTGCACGATATGATCAAAGATGCAGTAAGTGACATGAATTCGGCTCTTGAACTCAGTAAATCCAATAAAAATGTCAAAAATGTGGTGGATGCAGTTTCACAGTTATCAACTCCGGAAGCAACCCAGCTGGGAATGAACTTCAAAAAATTCCCCCTAGGATGTGATCTGACTGAGATCGTGGTTGGTACCTGTGCATCAGACATGGAAAGAGATGAACTCATGGGTAACTGCATGTTATCAGACATGCTGGGTGCTTCAATCCATGTGTGTGCCTATGCCTTTGCCGATATCGCCGAAGCCAACAACATGAGGGGTATTGATATCCTCAGGGAAGTTAGAAACGCAACTGATGTTCCCCTGGATCTGGACCACTTTGGCCGTTACGGAGCCATGCGCTTCCCCAGGGAGATTGTTAAATGCCCAGGACAGTGCTATAATCAGGGCCCACCATTCCAGGAATGCCCACGGGATAGGATCCACGCCAGACTCATGGATAAAGAGGAAGCTGCACATGATGAGAGGGAAGAATGGATCAAATGTTCCTCATCTGTGGCCATTAACGTTACCAGTGCCCAGGGCGGGGAAGGTCATGCTGCACCCTTAGAAGAGGCTGAAGAGATTGCCAGTCTTGCCCAGAAATATGGTAAAGGAGTGGAGGCCATCATGTTCATAGGAGATGGATACGATGACCTGGTCACCGGATTTAGTAAAGCTCTGGAATTGGGAGCAGACATCTTTGTACTGGAGGGAGGGCCCTTCAATCAGTCCAGTGACCGCCTGGATAGCTTTGCCAAGGCCGTGGCCATGGCCCGTATACTGGTACCCGGGAAAATCGTAGCCACCAATGGAGCCTATGAAGATGAATGTCGTGTGGGACTGCAGGCAGGGCTTAACGCCATAATCACTGGTTTCCCCAAGAACCATCATGGATACATGTGCGGATACAGTCCCGGAACTGCAAAAAAAGGTAATTTCGGACTTCCACGCGTTATAAAAATAATCAAAGAAGAACTCAAACCAGGTTTGACCAGCGTACCAATACAAAGAGGTGAACTGGAAGCACTAGCATGTTCAATTAAGGTAGTGGGTCCTGAAAACGTTTACCCTCAGAAAATAGGGGATTTCACAGTGGGAGATGCCCACTGGGCAGTGGTTCCCCATTCACCAATTTATGAGAAAGTGGAAGTTCAAAGGACCATACAGAGTATTCATGAAACTTTGACTGGTAGTAGTGCCGCACTCATTGGAGGCAGGTTTGTGTCATGGGCTCTGGCCAGAGAATTGAACAATGATATGGATGAGATCATCATCAGTGATAAGGATCCTTGGGTGGAAAAGGTAACTGTGGACATCTTAAATGAAGAACTCCCCTCCACTGTCATTGGGGCCTCATCAGATGATAAATCAGCATCAAAAAATGCAGATCACACCATAATTACTTCCACAATTCCGGGACTGGTTAGGAGGATTTCAAGAAGTTTGGATGGGGCTATTACTTTGATTTGAGTTAAATTATCCAAAAAATAAAAATAAAAATAAAAATAGGTTAAGTAGGGGATATCATTAGAATCAAATTTGTTTTTAATCCCCCCATTCCATCTAAACTATTATTCCTCTGATTCCACCTGTAACTGTTTCATGTGAATTTAAAACTCTGCATTATAATGTTGAATGCATTCTGGGATTTGTCAAAGTTTTGTGGTGTGGAAAAGAATGCAACAGTGTAAAGTGAATCATTATGTTTACACCAGTATTCCCTTTGCTTTATGTGGGTGCTGCCTTTATCTACGGTAAAAAGTAACTCATATGCACTTTCACCACTGATACTTGACTGATTTTTAGATATTATTTTATAACCGGAATTTTCATAAGATTCTATGACGGTTTCTATATTATTATCCAGACTGTTACCAGTCAACAGAGGATGTTTTTGCACAGAGAATCCTGTTTCAGGATCAGATGGATCCGCTAGATTTATCAGAATCTTGGATTGAGTTGTGTTACTTGGATACTGAACATCCGCTTTCACCCAGGAATCTGAATAATTAAATGAAAGACCATCCGCCTCATAATGCTTGCTAGTTTCTTCAGAGGAAATACAACCAGATATTAAAACTGCAAAACAGGAAATTATCATCAACAATACTAAGTAGTTTTTCAAAAATTCAAGCCTCCCCGTTAATAATTAATTCTATTAAAATCCTATTAAAATAAAATAATCATATCATATAATATTTTCGGTTTTCTTTTTATTATTTTAACAGAGGTATCAGAGCAATTTTTATTTCCAAGCAATCACCAGATTCCTGATTATTAAGATCCACCACCAAATAAGCCCTATAAGTTTAGGGGAAATTAAAGCTAGAAAGCTCCCCCTCCACCTCCACCAGATCCTCCTCCGGCTCCACCAACTCCGCCACCTCCAAAACCACCAGAACCTCCCCCA
This window of the Methanobacterium sp. Maddingley MBC34 genome carries:
- a CDS encoding hypothetical protein (PFAM: Domain of unknown function (DUF1795)) — encoded protein: MKNYLVLLMIISCFAVLISGCISSEETSKHYEADGLSFNYSDSWVKADVQYPSNTTQSKILINLADPSDPETGFSVQKHPLLTGNSLDNNIETVIESYENSGYKIISKNQSSISGESAYELLFTVDKGSTHIKQREYWCKHNDSLYTVAFFSTPQNFDKSQNAFNIIMQSFKFT
- a CDS encoding 5,10-methenyltetrahydromethanopterin hydrogenase cofactor biosynthesis protein HmdB (PFAM: WTX protein; Radical SAM superfamily~TIGRFAM: 5,10-methenyltetrahydromethanopterin hydrogenase cofactor biosynthesis protein HmdB) encodes the protein MINKIIKRALNEENLRKDEVLDLFRTKSHEDTLKIFETASEIRDSRNRSIKLTSTVHLTNLCKITPKCKYCGFAAKTSSEGYYHSFTKTEDEILMAAKSVERSGIPRISCSGAHGYNGHHAVQAARVVKENTKLELLVNVGSDLNPESMKQLAKYQTDTVCCNLETINQKLFNHLKPGELLKDRLMACKMVNDVGLELSSGLLIGIGESYLDRVNHLFLLKEFPTLGEIPIMGFNPYLDTPMANYPPCSLMEQMKTIAITRLMFNDLRITVPTPTIGPENVKFSLMAGADNVATVIPEDYPLDVKGVGSPSCGNLKEVINTIKELGLNPQINEILCPVKEVGITEI
- a CDS encoding coenzyme F420-dependent N(5),N(10)-methenyltetrahydromethanopterin reductase (PFAM: H2-forming N5,N10-methylene-tetrahydromethanopterin dehydrogenase~TIGRFAM: 5,10-methenyltetrahydromethanopterin hydrogenase), whose amino-acid sequence is MKLAILGAGCYRTHAASGITNFSRACEVAEQVGKPEIAMTHSTIAMGAELKELAGIDEIVVSDPVFDNDFTVIDDFEYEAVIEAHKDNPESIMPQIREKVNAVAKDLPKPPKGAIHFTHPEDLGFEVTTNDNEAVKDADWVMTWFPKGDMQMGIIKKFADDLKEGAILTHACTVPTTMFQKIFEDLSSDEMNIAPKVNVSSYHPGAVPEMKGQVYIAEGYASEEAICNLVDWGVAARGNAFKLPAELLGPVCDMCSALTAITYAGILSYRDSVMNILGAPAGFAQMMAKESLTQVTDLMNSVGIDHMEEKLDPGALLGTADSMNFGAAADVLPSVLEVLENRKGKGPTCNVK
- a CDS encoding 5,10-methenyltetrahydromethanopterin hydrogenase cofactor biosynthesis protein HmdC (PFAM: Fibrillarin-like archaeal protein~TIGRFAM: 5,10-methenyltetrahydromethanopterin hydrogenase cofactor biosynthesis protein HmdC), with translation MIKDAVSDMNSALELSKSNKNVKNVVDAVSQLSTPEATQLGMNFKKFPLGCDLTEIVVGTCASDMERDELMGNCMLSDMLGASIHVCAYAFADIAEANNMRGIDILREVRNATDVPLDLDHFGRYGAMRFPREIVKCPGQCYNQGPPFQECPRDRIHARLMDKEEAAHDEREEWIKCSSSVAINVTSAQGGEGHAAPLEEAEEIASLAQKYGKGVEAIMFIGDGYDDLVTGFSKALELGADIFVLEGGPFNQSSDRLDSFAKAVAMARILVPGKIVATNGAYEDECRVGLQAGLNAIITGFPKNHHGYMCGYSPGTAKKGNFGLPRVIKIIKEELKPGLTSVPIQRGELEALACSIKVVGPENVYPQKIGDFTVGDAHWAVVPHSPIYEKVEVQRTIQSIHETLTGSSAALIGGRFVSWALARELNNDMDEIIISDKDPWVEKVTVDILNEELPSTVIGASSDDKSASKNADHTIITSTIPGLVRRISRSLDGAITLI